One Setaria viridis chromosome 5, Setaria_viridis_v4.0, whole genome shotgun sequence genomic region harbors:
- the LOC117859079 gene encoding non-specific phospholipase C6, with translation MAMGSPRRRAPRPMPLPLLLLLFFLVAGSGEANAAVRGADDGARPSPIKNVVVLALENRSFDHMLGWTRRLLGLPVDGLTGAECNPNSANSTTTSSSSSICVSADADLVVPDDPGHSFEDVLEQVFGNISSGAGTAAAQPSMSGFVRSALSVNALLSSAVMRAFRPSLLPTFSALAPAFAVFDRWFSSIPGPTQPNRLFLYSATSRGAVAHDKLDLLLGYPQRTIFDSLAADGRGFGVYFKTIPTVLFYRRLRALRYAARSFHRYDAAFRDHARRGVLPALSVIEPRYFDLTGTPADDDHPAHDVANGQRLVKDVYEALRASPQWNQTLLIVTYDEHGGFYDHVATPTAGVPSPDGIRGPPPFFFKFDRLGVRVPTIMVSPWIKKGTVVGRPAGPTDTSEFEHSSIPATLKKIFNLSSDFLTKRDAWAGTFEHIFTELDQPRTDCPETLPEVPFERPTPPNEHGWLSDFQRELVELASFLNGDYMLTSLAQETRRKKMTVKQADAYVRRAITGFLQASKQAVRLGANESAIVTMRSSLTSKTTTSSSP, from the exons ATGGCAATGGGatcgccccgccgccgtgctccgcgGCCGATGCccctgccgctcctcctcctgctgttcttcctcgtcgccggcagcggcgaggccAATGCCGCCGTGAGGGGGGCGGACGACGGCGCCCGGCCCAGCCCCATAAAGAATGTGGTGGTGCTGGCGCTGGAGAACCGGTCGTTCGACCACATGCTGGGGTGGACGCGCCGCCTGCTTGGCCTCCCCGTCgacgggctcaccggcgccgagTGCAACCCCAACTCCGccaactccaccaccacctcgtcgtcctcctccatcTGCGTGtccgccgacgccgacctcgTCGTCCCCGACGACCCGGGCCACTCCTTCGAGGACGTCCTGGAGCAGGTCTTCGGCAACatctcctccggcgccggcaccgccgcggcgCAGCCCTCCATGTCGGGCTTCGTCCGCAGCGCGCTCTCCGTCAACGCGCTGCTCTCCTCCGCCGTCATGCGCGCCTTccgcccctccctcctgccCACCTTCTCCGCGCTCGCCCCGGCCTTCGCCGTCTTCGACCGCTGGTTCTCCTCCATCCCGGGGCCCACCCAGCCCAACCGCCTCTTCCTCTACTCCGCCACCTcccgcggcgccgtcgcgcaCGACAAGCtcgacctcctcctcggctACCCGCAGCGCACCATCTTCGactccctcgccgccgacggccgggGCTTCGGCGTCTACTTCAAGACCATCCCCACCGTCCTCTTctaccgccgcctccgcgcgctCCGCTACGCCGCCCGCAGCTTCCACCGCTACGACGCCGCCTTCCGGGACCacgcccgccgcggcgtcctcccGGCGCTCTCCGTCATCGAGCCCAGGTACTTCGACCTCACGGGGACccccgccgacgacgaccaccCGGCGCACGACGTCGCCAACGGCCAGCGCCTCGTCAAGGACGTGTACGAGGCGCTCCGGGCGAGCCCGCAGTGGAACCAGACGCTGCTCATCGTCACCTACGACGAGCACGGCGGCTTCTACGACCACGTCGCCACGCCCACCGCCGGCGTGCCCAGCCCCGACGGCATCCGCGGCCCGCCGCCATTCTTCTTCAAGTTCGACCGCCTCGGCGTCAGGGTGCCCACCATCATGGTCTCGCCGTGGATCAAGAAGGGCACCGTCGTCGGCCGACCCGCCGGGCCCACCGACACCTCCGAGTTCGAGCACTCCTCCATCCCGGCCACCCTCAAGAAGATCTTCAACCTCTCGTCGGATTTCCTCACCAAGAGGGACGCGTGGGCCGGCACATTCGAGCACATCTTCACCGAGCTCGACCAACCAAGAACGGACTGCCCAG AGACACTGCCAGAGGTGCCATTCGAGAGGCCAACCCCGCCCAACGAACACGGGTGGCTCTCGGACTTCCAGCGGGAGCTCGTGGAGCTCGCGAGCTTCCTGAACGGCGACTACATGCTGACGAGCCTCGCGCAGGAGacccggaggaagaagatgacggtGAAGCAGGCCGATGCGTACGTGCGGCGCGCCATCACCGGCTTCCTGCAGGCGAGCAAGCAGGCGGTGCGGCTGGGCGCCAACGAGTCCGCCATCGTGACCATGCGGTCGTCCCTGACGAGTAAGACGACGACCAGCTCAAGCCCTTGA
- the LOC117858136 gene encoding uncharacterized protein — protein MSDWGPVVVAVVLFVLLSPGLLLQLPAKGGRFVEFGNFQTSGASIFVHAIIFFALAAVFLIAIGVHITTD, from the coding sequence ATGTCTGACTGGggcccggtggtggtggcggtggtgctgttCGTGCTGCTCTCTCcggggctgctgctgcagctgccggCCAAGGGCGGCCGCTTCGTCGAGTTCGGCAACTTCCAGACCAGCGGCGCCTCCATCTTCGTCCACGCCATCATCTTcttcgccctcgccgccgtcttccTCATCGCCATCGGGGTACACATCACCACCGACTAG
- the LOC117859080 gene encoding uncharacterized protein: MQDWAPVFISLVLFILLSPGLLFQIPGKCRIIEFGNFHTSALSILVHAILYFALIAIFLIAIGVRMYLGS; the protein is encoded by the coding sequence ATGCAAGACTGGGCGCCGGTGTTCATCTCGCTGGTGCTCTTCATCCTGCTGTCGCCGGGGCTGCTGTTCCAGATCCCCGGCAAGTGCCGGATCATCGAGTTCGGCAACTTCCACACCAGCGCGCTCTCCATCCTCGTCCACGCAATCCTCTACTTCGCCCTCATCGCCATCTTCCTCATCGCCATCGGCGTGCGCATGTACCTGGGCTCCTAG
- the LOC117858950 gene encoding uncharacterized protein, with protein MADWWPVLIAVLFFVLLTPGLICQIPGSGGRLPEFHSMRTSGMAIFVHTLLFFGFCAIFMIAVGVHLYAG; from the coding sequence aTGGCTGACTGGTGGCCGGTGCTGATCGCGGTGCTCTTCTTCGTGCTGCTCACGCCGGGGCTGATTTGCCAGAtccccggcagcggcgggcggctgcCGGAGTTCCACAGCATGCGCACCAGTGGCATGGCCATCTTCGTCCACACGCTCCTCTTCTTCGGCTTCTGCGCCATCTTCATGATCGCCGTCGGGGTCCACCTCTACGCCGGCTAG